From the genome of Geoglobus ahangari, one region includes:
- a CDS encoding minichromosome maintenance protein MCM, translated as MTMLSSPNVWREFFQNYYERELNKIAGKISTGDGTEKSIYVDVLSHLALFREGVLAEELFNYPDQVIEDAKNGISLTDNIYDVKLENCTPRFVNLPVSRRTLIRDLRAEHISRFISIEGIVRKVTEVRPKIVEAAFVCSHCGKKVRVYQEESKIKTPYECPACKSKRFVFLPEESVLVDSQRIKIQEYPENLKGGEQPQSIDVYLEGDITGIVNPGDRVVINGIVRANPRGQGQKKLVHMDLYIEGNSIEILQQEYEEFEITEEDKKRILELSEDERIYEKIIKSIAPSIYGYEDIKLAIALQLFGGVPKRLPDGTEIRGDIHILLVGDPGVAKSQLLRYVHRIAPRSVYTTGKGTTTAGLTATAVRDEVDGRWTLEAGALVLADKGIALVDEIDKMRPEDRSALHEAMEQQTISVAKAGINAVLKARCALLGAANPKYGRFDRYSPIAEQINLSPTLMSRFDLIFVLTDDPDPARDTELAKHILQTHKLGEKLEKMRNVASEYTRQSLEGEIQKVVPVIDPDLLRKYIAYAKRTVFPVLTDEAEKRIIEFYVGMRSKAKEDSPVPVTARQLEALIRLAEASARIRLSDRIELEDVERVIRIIRKSLEQIALDPETGEIDIDYAFSGTSKSQRDKIMTIKRIVEELEKEYEKGVPEEVIFEEAEKQGIDKLKTRDLLIKMREKGELYCPRPDHYRVVHNY; from the coding sequence ATGACCATGCTCAGCAGTCCCAACGTCTGGAGGGAGTTTTTCCAGAACTACTATGAGAGAGAGCTCAACAAGATCGCCGGAAAGATCTCCACGGGAGACGGGACTGAGAAAAGCATATACGTTGATGTTCTCTCTCACCTCGCCCTCTTCAGGGAGGGTGTTTTAGCAGAAGAGCTGTTCAACTATCCTGATCAGGTCATAGAGGATGCAAAGAACGGCATATCCCTGACGGACAACATCTACGACGTGAAGCTCGAAAACTGCACGCCCAGATTCGTGAACCTTCCGGTTTCGAGGAGGACTCTCATCAGAGACCTGAGGGCCGAGCACATCTCGAGGTTCATCTCAATTGAAGGCATCGTGAGGAAGGTAACCGAGGTGAGGCCCAAGATCGTCGAGGCTGCGTTCGTGTGCAGCCACTGCGGGAAGAAGGTGAGAGTGTACCAAGAGGAGAGCAAGATCAAAACACCCTACGAGTGCCCCGCGTGCAAGTCGAAGAGGTTCGTTTTTCTGCCTGAGGAGAGCGTGCTCGTTGACAGCCAGCGCATTAAGATTCAGGAGTACCCCGAGAACCTGAAAGGTGGAGAGCAGCCCCAGAGCATCGACGTGTATCTGGAGGGGGACATAACCGGCATAGTGAACCCGGGAGACAGGGTGGTGATAAACGGAATAGTGAGGGCCAACCCAAGGGGGCAGGGGCAGAAGAAGCTCGTCCACATGGACCTCTACATCGAGGGCAACTCCATCGAGATACTCCAGCAGGAGTACGAGGAGTTCGAGATAACTGAGGAGGACAAGAAGAGGATACTCGAGCTGAGCGAGGACGAGAGGATTTATGAAAAAATAATCAAGAGCATAGCCCCGTCCATCTACGGATACGAAGACATAAAGCTCGCGATAGCTCTGCAGCTCTTCGGAGGTGTGCCCAAAAGGCTGCCCGACGGCACGGAGATCAGGGGAGACATACACATCCTGCTCGTCGGAGACCCGGGAGTTGCGAAGTCCCAGCTTCTCAGATACGTGCACAGAATAGCCCCGAGGAGCGTTTACACCACTGGCAAGGGAACCACGACTGCCGGCCTTACGGCAACTGCTGTTAGAGATGAGGTGGACGGCAGGTGGACGCTCGAGGCAGGAGCGCTCGTCCTTGCGGACAAGGGTATTGCCCTTGTTGACGAGATTGACAAGATGAGGCCAGAGGACAGGTCTGCCCTGCACGAGGCGATGGAGCAGCAGACCATCAGCGTCGCCAAGGCCGGAATTAACGCGGTGCTTAAAGCGAGGTGCGCGCTGCTCGGAGCTGCCAACCCGAAATACGGCAGGTTCGACCGCTACTCTCCAATTGCTGAGCAGATAAACCTCTCTCCAACCCTCATGTCGAGATTCGACCTAATTTTCGTCCTCACCGACGATCCCGATCCGGCAAGGGACACGGAGCTGGCGAAGCACATACTCCAGACCCACAAGCTGGGAGAGAAGCTGGAGAAGATGAGGAACGTGGCGAGTGAGTACACCAGACAGAGCCTCGAGGGAGAGATACAGAAGGTCGTGCCGGTGATCGACCCGGATCTCCTCAGGAAGTACATTGCCTACGCCAAGAGAACCGTGTTCCCCGTGCTGACCGACGAAGCGGAGAAGAGAATAATCGAATTCTACGTGGGGATGAGGAGCAAGGCCAAGGAGGACTCTCCGGTCCCCGTGACGGCGAGGCAGCTTGAAGCGTTGATCAGGCTTGCTGAAGCTTCAGCGAGAATAAGGCTCAGCGACAGGATAGAGCTTGAGGACGTTGAGAGGGTTATCAGGATAATCAGGAAGAGCCTCGAGCAGATCGCCCTCGATCCGGAGACGGGGGAGATTGACATAGACTACGCATTCTCGGGCACCTCAAAGAGCCAGAGGGACAAGATAATGACCATCAAGAGGATAGTCGAGGAGCTGGAGAAGGAGTACGAGAAGGGCGTGCCGGAAGAGGTGATCTTCGAGGAGGCCGAGAAGCAGGGAATAGACAAGCTGAAGACGAGAGACCTGCTGATAAAGATGAGGGAGAAGGGAGAGCTGTACTGCCCGAGGCCGGATCACTACAGGGTCGTGCACAACTACTGA
- a CDS encoding VIT1/CCC1 transporter family protein — protein sequence MQVQEASEFYREEFKDSLLYRTLADEERDEDLRKEFIRIHAIEARHADFWRRFLERRGVRPERVRVGRLSLWFVRLLRRISPALTSSLLEFNEMSAIIRYYDFYRAYDLSEEEREELREIIVDEIEHEKFFSGKKRLFGAENVRDMVLGINDGLVEILGVVTGLSAVYVTRPDLVGMSGLVVGVAGALSMASGSFISVRSQRQVNETRVRLKAILRELRAESIEVEEVKESELKSALYTGIAYLCGVALPVAPYFLAETTAEALPISLLLSAALLVFVGSLISLLSGISVKKKALEMLVAGMGTAFLSYLFGTLIASLFHVPVQ from the coding sequence TTGCAGGTTCAAGAGGCTTCGGAGTTCTACAGGGAGGAGTTCAAGGACTCCCTGCTCTACAGGACTCTGGCAGACGAGGAGAGGGACGAGGACCTGAGAAAGGAGTTTATAAGGATCCACGCAATAGAGGCGAGGCATGCTGACTTCTGGAGGAGGTTTCTGGAGAGGAGAGGTGTCAGGCCGGAGAGGGTCAGGGTCGGCAGGCTGAGTCTCTGGTTCGTGAGACTGCTCAGAAGGATAAGCCCCGCCCTTACATCCTCTCTCCTCGAGTTCAACGAGATGAGCGCGATAATCAGGTACTACGACTTCTACAGGGCCTACGACCTGAGCGAGGAGGAGAGGGAGGAGCTCAGGGAGATCATCGTGGATGAGATCGAGCACGAGAAGTTCTTCTCGGGAAAGAAGAGGCTTTTCGGAGCAGAGAACGTCAGAGATATGGTTCTCGGCATAAACGACGGACTCGTGGAGATTCTTGGTGTTGTTACGGGATTGTCTGCCGTGTACGTCACGAGGCCAGACCTCGTGGGGATGAGCGGGCTTGTTGTTGGGGTTGCCGGAGCACTTTCGATGGCCTCAGGCTCGTTCATCTCCGTTCGATCCCAGAGGCAGGTCAACGAGACGAGGGTGAGGCTGAAGGCGATCCTCAGGGAGCTGAGGGCCGAGAGCATCGAGGTTGAGGAGGTGAAGGAGAGCGAGCTGAAGTCTGCGCTTTACACGGGCATCGCCTACCTCTGCGGGGTTGCGCTGCCTGTGGCTCCGTACTTCCTTGCCGAAACAACCGCCGAGGCCCTTCCAATATCCCTCCTCCTCTCCGCAGCGCTGCTGGTGTTCGTGGGCTCTCTGATATCTCTCCTGTCCGGGATATCTGTCAAGAAGAAGGCACTGGAGATGCTTGTTGCCGGAATGGGGACAGCTTTCCTCAGCTACCTGTTCGGAACCCTGATAGCTTCGCTCTTCCACGTGCCCGTTCAGTAG
- the argS gene encoding arginine--tRNA ligase produces the protein MFRVFYREVKKATGIEDRFLRESEHADLASTIAFKLAKERRKKPQEVAEELIEEFEIYGDYIGKIEVVNGYINFFASPEFFEDTINAILDEDYRYGALRLGGEVLIEHTSANPDGPLHVGHIRNSIIGDTLARILRKAGVKVETQYYVNDMGRQSAMAVLGVRRYGIGEGKPDHEVAKAYVRINADAERDDEIDRQVEELMVAYERGDEEVVREFRSVIEKALEGIRETLGNLNVEHDSYVWESEFVRNGYVDRIFEMLEERGLLIKDDVYRIDMSRFGYEKDLILKRENGTTLYVTRDLAYHLWKNENYERFMNVLGADHKLIASQLSDVLKALGLKAPEIVFFEFVSLPEGSMSTRKGKFVSADELIEKTVEEARRILADRDFSEEEKEHVAKAVAVGALRYDFVRVSPEKPMTFDWRKALDFERQTASYIQYTHARACSIMRKAVEMGYADLDFNSAMMDGVERELILLLSKFSFVVEKVVESLKPNIFAEYLMDVAEKFSDFYHRNPVITDDSELRMHRLAIVDATRIVLRNGLELLGIEPLERM, from the coding sequence GGTTAAGAAGGCGACGGGGATCGAGGACAGGTTTCTGAGGGAGAGTGAGCACGCAGATCTCGCCTCGACCATCGCCTTCAAGCTCGCGAAGGAGAGGAGGAAGAAGCCCCAGGAGGTTGCTGAGGAGCTCATCGAGGAGTTTGAGATCTATGGGGACTACATCGGGAAGATCGAGGTTGTTAACGGGTACATCAACTTCTTCGCAAGCCCCGAGTTTTTTGAGGACACGATCAACGCGATTCTGGATGAGGACTACAGGTACGGGGCGCTCAGGCTGGGTGGAGAGGTTCTCATAGAGCACACCTCCGCAAACCCGGACGGGCCTTTGCATGTGGGCCACATAAGGAACTCCATAATTGGAGATACGCTGGCCAGAATTCTCAGGAAGGCTGGCGTCAAGGTCGAGACCCAGTACTACGTGAATGACATGGGCAGGCAATCAGCAATGGCCGTTCTCGGGGTGAGGAGGTATGGCATCGGAGAGGGCAAGCCCGACCACGAGGTCGCAAAGGCCTACGTGAGGATAAACGCCGATGCTGAGAGGGATGATGAGATTGACAGGCAGGTAGAGGAGCTGATGGTCGCCTACGAAAGAGGGGACGAGGAGGTGGTCAGGGAGTTCAGGAGCGTCATTGAGAAGGCTCTCGAGGGGATAAGGGAGACGCTCGGGAACCTGAACGTGGAGCACGACAGCTACGTGTGGGAGTCCGAGTTTGTGAGGAACGGCTACGTGGACAGGATATTCGAGATGCTCGAGGAGAGGGGGCTCCTCATCAAAGATGACGTTTACAGGATCGACATGAGCAGGTTTGGCTATGAGAAGGATCTCATACTGAAGAGGGAGAACGGAACAACCCTTTACGTGACGAGAGACCTCGCCTACCACCTCTGGAAGAACGAGAACTACGAGAGGTTCATGAATGTTCTCGGAGCAGATCACAAGCTCATAGCCAGCCAGCTCTCAGACGTTTTGAAGGCCCTCGGCCTTAAAGCGCCTGAGATCGTGTTCTTCGAGTTCGTCTCTCTTCCGGAGGGATCAATGAGCACGAGGAAGGGCAAGTTCGTTTCTGCAGACGAGCTCATAGAGAAGACGGTGGAGGAGGCGAGGAGGATTCTCGCCGACAGAGACTTCAGCGAGGAGGAGAAGGAGCACGTCGCAAAGGCTGTTGCCGTCGGAGCGTTGAGGTACGACTTCGTCAGGGTGTCGCCGGAGAAGCCAATGACGTTCGACTGGAGGAAGGCGTTAGACTTCGAAAGGCAAACGGCCAGCTACATCCAGTACACCCACGCGAGGGCGTGCAGCATAATGCGGAAGGCCGTGGAGATGGGCTATGCAGACCTCGACTTCAACTCAGCGATGATGGACGGTGTGGAGAGGGAGCTCATCCTCCTGCTGTCCAAGTTCTCGTTTGTGGTCGAGAAGGTTGTTGAGAGCCTGAAGCCAAACATCTTCGCGGAATACCTGATGGATGTTGCGGAGAAGTTCAGCGACTTCTACCACAGGAACCCCGTGATAACTGACGACAGCGAGCTGAGGATGCACAGGCTCGCCATAGTTGATGCAACGAGGATAGTGCTGAGGAACGGCCTCGAGCTTCTGGGCATCGAGCCGCTGGAGAGGATGTGA